The sequence below is a genomic window from Draconibacterium halophilum.
TGTACCCCTGGGGAAGTTATTATACCCGAAATGTAGACGGGTGTTTTGTAGCTAATTTTAAGCCCTTACGTGGAAATTATGTTGCCGATAGTCCAACTACCACAACAACCATGAAAGTGGGGCAATTCGATCCTAATCCATACGGTGTTTACGATATGGCCGGGAATGTTGCCGAATGGACTTCAACAGCTTTTTATGAAGCAGGCTACAATGCTATCGACGATTATAACCCGGAAATTCAGTACAATGCCCGCCCCGATGATCCTGCGGTTATGAAACGTAAAGTAGTACGTGGTGGATCGTGGAAAGACATAGCTTATTACATTCAGTCGGGTACACGTACATTTGAATACCAGGATACGGCAAAATCATACATCGGTTTCCGTTGCGTAAGAACTTCTTTCCGCGATGATCTTGGTGGCCGACGCGGTATTCAAGAATAAAGTTTAATACTCGCGCAGTTCATTATTATCTTTTCAGAACGTTAAATTCAATCCGCCAAATACCGTAATCTCCGGCATGGTATAATATCGGTTCACCGCGTAGTTGGTGCTTAACAGATTCTCTCCACTAACATAAAGTTTTACATTTCTTGTCAGGTTGTAGCTGGCCTTGGCATTTAATAAGGAGTAACTTTCAAGGTTGGTAACTGCTGTTGGATCGTTATCCAGCCCCGAAACATGCTGCATATTGGCCACCAATAAAAGTTTCTTTATACGGTAGGAAGCATTTAAGAAAAGATGATGTTCCGGCGTAGCATAAACCGGATTTTTCATATTGGTGTAACTGTAAGTTGCATTAACTGTAAGTTGTTTAGTTGGTGAAGCATCCAGCGAGAATTCTATTCCCTTATTGGAAACCTCTCCGGTATTTTGGAAGCCGTTTGGTTGACCTGTATTTACAATCAAGTTATCGCCTTTAACCAAAAAAGCTGTTAGTTCAATCTGCATTCTACGATCGAAAAACGCTTGAATGATGCCTGTTTCGTAATTCCAGATCGTTTCCGGGTTGAGATTGGGATTTGGTCCCCACATAAATAATTCGCGCATTGTAGGGCTTCTAAAGCCTTTTGAGATGGTCCCCTTCCAGGTTGTTGATGGCGAAAATGAATTGGAGAAGCCAACTGAAGGAATCCAAACCGAACCATATTCGCTGTGATTATGGTAACGAATTCCGGCATTTATTATCAGTTTCTCACCAATGCTTTGTTGAGTAAATAAGTAAGCACCAACTTCGGTAATAGTGGTATCGGCAAAAGTCAGTCCCTTTCCACCCATTGCAAATTTGTTTTCTGCTTTACCCCCATAATTCATCAGATCCATTCCGGCAGTAAGATTATTGCCCTCAAAAAGTTCGAACGATTCATACAAATTCAATCCATAATTATGGTCGTTTGAATGAAATCCATCCGTAATTTTATGCTCTCCAAAATTATAAAAGAACTTAACTGCGCCCGATGCCTTGTCAAAATTGTTACGCAGCGAAAATGATCCGTATCCACGCAAAATGTCAATCGTTTGTCCGGGCGTAGCGTTAAGTGTATCGGGGCCGGGATCTGAAGCATCGAAAGCGGCCACACTAAAATCGGCTGCTGCATCAAAATGCTTGCTGATTTCGTACCCAAGTTTCAGATAGCCATTGGTAATTTTAAAATCAGAATTGGGGCGGTGGCCATCAGTCTGGTCGTGATTTGCTGAAATAAACACGCTGAACTTATCCTTTTTATAACCAACCGAGCCCATGTATTTTTGTGTGTTATACGATCCGTAAGATATGCGTGCGTTGCCATTAAAACCATCCGCATCTTGTTTTTTTGTGATAATATTTATAACGCCACCCATAGCATTCGATCCGTAGAGAATGGATGCTGGTCCGCGAATAACTTCCACGCGTTCAACATCCGAAGCTACATACGAATCAGGAAGTGGATGCCCCATAATTCCCATAAATTGCGGGTGCCCGTCAATAAGCATTAAAACACCGGTTGTCGGACTTCCGCCAATTCCCCTGATGGAAATCTGTCCTGCTGATCCGGCAGCAACGCCAAAACCGGTTACGCCCCGCTCGGTAACAAACAAACCCGGCACCCGGCCATTTAAAATCGGAAGCAATGCCGACTCGTCGCTTTCCTGAATTTGGGTGCGGTTAACCACCGAAACGGACATCGGAACATTGTTGCGGTTTACCTGAACCTGTGTTCCGGTAACCACCACTTCGTTGATGGTTATGGTGTCGTTGGTTGCAAAGTGCATTTGTGCCCGGCCAATTCCATGGGCAGATAGAATGATGAGAAAAATGAAGGTAAATATTCGCATTATTATAATTTATTGTGTTACGTATTAGTTTAAACGTGTTACCAATTGATCAAATTTTTTTATTCCGCTTTACTCATAACCAATTTTCCGTGCTCTATTCCTTTCAGACTAATCAGCAGATCTGAAATTTCAGTAAGTTTTCGCGATGGGCCTTTCACCGCAATAATTTCCATATAGTTTTTCTCATTTAAATGAAAGCCCTGAGAGGAAAGAATAAACTCCTTGTGTTCGAATTGAATTTCAGAAGATTTTTTAAGTATTTCCTTTTTCTTGTGATTGAAAACGATGATCACGGCTCCGGCCACAATGTTATCACATTTCCACTTTTCTTCCACCAGGTTCTTTTCTATAAGATGCCGGATTGCTCTTGAGCGGTTAGCAAAAGCATTGTCCTCAACATATTTATCGAGAGCTTCAAGGAGTTCTTCATCCAACGAAACGCCAAACCTCGAAACGGTCATGGTATTACTAATTTTAAAATTCGTAACACGAAAGTAGGAAAAACGAACGAAACTGTAGCCGTAAAATAAGGATTGTTTTAAATGCTATACCTTTAAACAGCACAAAATGATTTGGTATGACAACAATAAAAACAATTTATCTGGGCGAATTACGCACCGAAAATGAGCACCTGCAATCGGGCAATAAAGTGATAACCGATGCGCCAACCGACAACCGGGGTAAAGGAGAGTATTTCTCGCCAACCGACTTGCTGGCAACGGCTCTGGGAAGTTGTATAATGACTATCATGGGAATTAAAGCCCGCGATAATGGCATCGATATTGAAGGTACACAGGTTGATGTAACAAAAATTATGGCTTCTGATCCGCGGCGTGTGGCAGAGGTAATTGTAGAATTTACTTTTCCTGCAAAAAATTATACCAAGGAAGAAAAGCAACTGGTGGAAAGTGTTGCCGGAATTAGTCCGGTGCCATTAAGTTTGCATCCCGATCTGGTTCAAACCATAAAATTTAACTGGTAGCTTTTAGTGTTTTACAAACTTACTGCTGAAAATTCCGGAGGAATGTTCGGCATTTAACACATACGTTCCTACTGGAAGATCGGAGATATTTATGATTGGTTTATAGGCATTGAGATGTTTTACTTCAATCCCCGCCATATCAATAATCCGGATGTGGGAGATATGAATCGCTGTTGGAACAACCAAGGTAATTTCGGTAGTGGCCGGGTTCGGAAATATTTTGATCGAATGTGTACTGAGTTCATCCGTGACCCCAACAACCTCTTCGGTTTCTGAAAGCAACCAAAGATCCGGATCGATGACCAGCTCTGCAATATGGAAATCGGTTTCTAAGATAAATTGTTGTTGATTATTGGTATGTTCAAGCCTGGCATTTAGAGAATCGGTTCGGCCTGCATTGTACAAGCGCACAGGCACCGGCATTCCGAAAAAATCGACTGATTCATGAGTAGTGGACTGACTTAGCGTTATTAATGTTTTTCCGTAATCGGTTGGTTTAAAACTGGCCGAGTAAATGGGATAACCTTCGCCGTAAAGCCAGTCGTTAAAGAACCCTGTTAAACTGGTATCTGCAGCCTGTTCAAAATGTGATATAACGTCCTCCGATCGGGCAAAACCATTGGCAATTGCGGGATCTTCGAAATAATTTTTAAGCCCCTGGAAAAAGGCATCTTCACCAATTACCCAGCGTAACATGTGCAAAAGATAAGCACCTTTTGCATACGACAGGCGGCTACTGAAAAGGCGCTCAACAGAAGTGGTGTCGGTAACATATACTGCTCCACCGGGTTCCTCTTTTACTTGATCAGAATACACCTGTTTCCATACCGGCCACCATTCGGTTTCAATGTTTTCGTATGAAAGCCCGGTTAAATAGGTCGCAAAACCTTCGTTAAGCCAAATGTCTTGCCACGATCCCATTGTTATATAATCGCCAAACCACTGGTGCGCCAGCTCGTGCGCAATCAGTCCGAAGCCAAAACTTCCCATAAAACTCATGGTTTGATGCTCCATGCCGCCGCTCCAGCCGAACTGTGCATGGCCGTATTTTTCGGCAGCAAAAGGATATTCTCCTATCAGGTTTTCATACAGCTGCATAATTTCAGCAGTTATCGGTGTTTTCCTCTGTGCATCTTCAAAATCCTCGGGATATACGTAATTTAGAATTTCAATTGTATCGCCATTTTCTTTTTCCAGATAATCAGAATAGCGCTTGTAATCGGTTACAGCAATGGCAACCAGGTACGTGGCAATGGGAAAACGGTGTTGCCAGTGCATGATTCTGGTGGTGTCGTTCAGCTGCTCAGAAACTAAAATTCCGTTGCTTGCCGTTTTGTATTGTTCCGGCGTTGTAACAATTATATCTATCGAATCGATTTTATCGGCCAACGATTGTTTGCAGGGCCACCACTCCATTGCGCCGTATGGCTCCGAGAGTGTCCACAGAACAGGAGTGAATTCCGTGCCGTGGCTGCTGGTTTCAAACGAGCCAAAGCCCGATTTGGGAGGAGTTCCGTGGTAAAAAATCGAAACAGAATCGAGTTGATCGTTCGAAAGAGGATCAGTCAGTTCAATACTAATTTTATTATCCTGATGTGTGAAAATTGCTTTGCTATTTCCTGTGAAAACAGAGTCAACAGTTAATGAATCGCTTAAATCAAATTCAATACTATTCAGTAATTCTGTTTGGCTTTTAAAATAGGAGGTCACGTTGCCCGAAATGTACCTAACTGCCGGATCTACCTGCCACTCCATTCGTTGGTATATAAAATCAGTAAGTGTGTTGTTCCGGCTTTCAACAAAATTCGATTTCAACAGAAAATTCCGGCTTTCTTCAAGCGCTATTTTGTCTGAAATGAACAGTTCATCTTTCTGTGCGATAGCAGTGAAGCAAATGCACAGTAAAAGAAGTATATTGGCTAATCGAATCATTGCCTAAAGATAATAATAGCAGACAGAACATTATTGTAATCTGTTTCATGTTTTAATTGTTTGTAAGAGTTACCAAGGATATCATCTCTTTAGAAAGATTACATCCTTTTTAAAGAATAAAGAACTACTTGTTGAAAGAATACCGAATTCCCCATAAATGCCTCAGGCCAACAACGTCATCATTAAAATAAACTTCCGGGGCAAGTTCAATAACCAGCGAAAGCCTTTTAAACGATTGCAACGGAAAAATTTCTAAAGCCACAGGCACTGAAAAAAAAGCATCTTCACCTGAATAAGGTATCAATCCGAAACCCAGCCCGGCAGCGAATTGGTGAAATTCGCCCGGCTTGAATTTGTAGGTGCTGTTTAATCAGTGAGACTGTGGTTTCAGGAACAAC
It includes:
- a CDS encoding TonB-dependent receptor, which encodes MRIFTFIFLIILSAHGIGRAQMHFATNDTITINEVVVTGTQVQVNRNNVPMSVSVVNRTQIQESDESALLPILNGRVPGLFVTERGVTGFGVAAGSAGQISIRGIGGSPTTGVLMLIDGHPQFMGIMGHPLPDSYVASDVERVEVIRGPASILYGSNAMGGVINIITKKQDADGFNGNARISYGSYNTQKYMGSVGYKKDKFSVFISANHDQTDGHRPNSDFKITNGYLKLGYEISKHFDAAADFSVAAFDASDPGPDTLNATPGQTIDILRGYGSFSLRNNFDKASGAVKFFYNFGEHKITDGFHSNDHNYGLNLYESFELFEGNNLTAGMDLMNYGGKAENKFAMGGKGLTFADTTITEVGAYLFTQQSIGEKLIINAGIRYHNHSEYGSVWIPSVGFSNSFSPSTTWKGTISKGFRSPTMRELFMWGPNPNLNPETIWNYETGIIQAFFDRRMQIELTAFLVKGDNLIVNTGQPNGFQNTGEVSNKGIEFSLDASPTKQLTVNATYSYTNMKNPVYATPEHHLFLNASYRIKKLLLVANMQHVSGLDNDPTAVTNLESYSLLNAKASYNLTRNVKLYVSGENLLSTNYAVNRYYTMPEITVFGGLNLTF
- the nikR gene encoding nickel-responsive transcriptional regulator NikR, giving the protein MTVSRFGVSLDEELLEALDKYVEDNAFANRSRAIRHLIEKNLVEEKWKCDNIVAGAVIIVFNHKKKEILKKSSEIQFEHKEFILSSQGFHLNEKNYMEIIAVKGPSRKLTEISDLLISLKGIEHGKLVMSKAE
- a CDS encoding OsmC family protein, giving the protein MTTIKTIYLGELRTENEHLQSGNKVITDAPTDNRGKGEYFSPTDLLATALGSCIMTIMGIKARDNGIDIEGTQVDVTKIMASDPRRVAEVIVEFTFPAKNYTKEEKQLVESVAGISPVPLSLHPDLVQTIKFNW
- a CDS encoding M1 family aminopeptidase yields the protein MIRLANILLLLCICFTAIAQKDELFISDKIALEESRNFLLKSNFVESRNNTLTDFIYQRMEWQVDPAVRYISGNVTSYFKSQTELLNSIEFDLSDSLTVDSVFTGNSKAIFTHQDNKISIELTDPLSNDQLDSVSIFYHGTPPKSGFGSFETSSHGTEFTPVLWTLSEPYGAMEWWPCKQSLADKIDSIDIIVTTPEQYKTASNGILVSEQLNDTTRIMHWQHRFPIATYLVAIAVTDYKRYSDYLEKENGDTIEILNYVYPEDFEDAQRKTPITAEIMQLYENLIGEYPFAAEKYGHAQFGWSGGMEHQTMSFMGSFGFGLIAHELAHQWFGDYITMGSWQDIWLNEGFATYLTGLSYENIETEWWPVWKQVYSDQVKEEPGGAVYVTDTTSVERLFSSRLSYAKGAYLLHMLRWVIGEDAFFQGLKNYFEDPAIANGFARSEDVISHFEQAADTSLTGFFNDWLYGEGYPIYSASFKPTDYGKTLITLSQSTTHESVDFFGMPVPVRLYNAGRTDSLNARLEHTNNQQQFILETDFHIAELVIDPDLWLLSETEEVVGVTDELSTHSIKIFPNPATTEITLVVPTAIHISHIRIIDMAGIEVKHLNAYKPIINISDLPVGTYVLNAEHSSGIFSSKFVKH